The following are from one region of the Ornithorhynchus anatinus isolate Pmale09 chromosome X1, mOrnAna1.pri.v4, whole genome shotgun sequence genome:
- the LOC103164664 gene encoding agouti-related protein: protein MLNTLLLSWVMLQGLQSILTIEPGQEHLDSISRASYSGLLRTVPVAPPRLPDAALRPEMERMAAELANEDRTQEAGILTSGVPDLQGREERSPRRCVRLLESCLGHQLPCCDPCATCYCRFFNAFCYCRKISATYPCSRN from the exons ATGCTGAACACACTACTGCTAAGCTGGGTCATGCTGCAGGGTCTGCAGAGCATCCTGACTATTGAGCCCGGCCAGGAACACCTGGACAGCATCAGCAGGGCCAGTTACTCGGGCCTCCTGCGCACAGTCCCTGTGGCCCCACCAAGACTTCCAG ATGCTGCCCTGAGGCCGGAGATGGAGCGGATGGCAGCAGAGCTGGCAAATGAAGATCGGACGCAGGAAGCCGGAATCTTGACATCAGGG gtGCCGGACCTACAGGGCCGAGAGGAGCGCTCCCCCCGTCGGTGTGTTCGCCTACTCGAGTCCTGCCTGGGTCACCAGCTCCCTTGTTGCGACCCCTGCGCCACTTGCTACTGTCGCTTCTTCAACGCCTTCTGCTACTGCCGGAAGATCAGCGCCACCTACCCCTGCAGCCGCAATTAa
- the LOC100681590 gene encoding C3a anaphylatoxin chemotactic receptor-like, whose protein sequence is MAFSNATTTVGSSALPATFRAEVILVFRLFLGVCFLVGIPGNALVIWTIVAQLRQHSTTIRLLLHLAVADLLALLTLPLWIFVFGGHWVLGSGLCRLVTYLVYLCMYASVFLITLISLHRCLALRCPLAWQQWQRPKVVSGVVGATWALAAGCAGPVLVFLVPVEPSGQGRCPRQVYDSGAQRLAVNVTETLFGFIFPLSILLVCSTCVARGVRQVRSPRGGRAERLVAAVVVAFFVCWAPFHICNLTVISSLLLEPSAAALALSLQKAVEAHRPLATALAFFSSSLNPVLYAFFACHFRKGLRATQLAKFFGQMNEPREEEPLPKSPGDGRLGTATVM, encoded by the coding sequence ATGGCCTTTTCCAATGCAACCACCACAGTGGGCAGCTCAGCCCTCCCAGCCACCTTTCGGGCCGAAGTCATCTTGGTTTTCCGCCTGTTCCTCGGGGTCTGCTTCCTGGTGGGGATTCCTGGGAACGCACTGGTCATATGGACCATCGTGGCCCAGCTCCGCCAGCACTCCACCACCATCCGCCTCCTCCTGCATCTGGCCGTGGCTGACCTCCTGGCCCTGCTCACGCTGCCCCTCTGGATCTTTGTCTTCGGTGGCCACTGGGTGCTGGGCTCGGGGCTGTGCCGCCTGGTCACCTACCTCGTCTACCTCTGCATGTATGCCAGTGTCTTCCTTATCACCCTCATCAGCCTGCACCGCTGCTTGGCCCTGCGGTGCCCATTGGCCTGGCAGCAGTGGCAGAGGCCGAAGGTGGTCTCAGGAGTGGTGGGGGCCACCTGGGCCCTGGCCGCAGGGTGTGCTGGCCCCGTCCTTGTGTTCCTCGTTCCTGTGGAGCCATCTGGGCAGGGCCGGTGTCCCAGGCAGGTGTACGATAGCGGGGCCCAGCGCCTGGCAGTCAACGTGACAGAGACGTTGTTTGGCtttatctttcctctctccatcctgctTGTGTGCTCCACCTGCGTGGCCCGCGGGGTCCGACAGGTCAGATCTCCACGCGGCGGTCGGGCGGAGAGGCTGGTAGCAGCTGTGGTAGTGGCTTTCTTCGTGTGCTGGGCTCCCTTCCACATCTGCAACCTCACAGTCATCTCTTCCCTGTTGTTGGAGCCCTCGGCTGCAGCCTTGGCCCTCTCTCTGCAGAAGGCGGTGGAGGCCCACAGGCCTCTGGCCACAGCCCTAGCCTTCTTCAGCAGCAGTCTCAACCCTGTGCTCTATGCCTTCTTTGCCTGCCACTTCCGGAAGGGGCTCAGGGCCACACAGTTGGCCAAATTTTTTGGGCAGATGAATGAGCCACGGGAGGAGGAGCCACTGCCCAAGTCTCCtggagatgggaggctgggaacTGCCACCGTGATGTAG
- the PRR30 gene encoding proline-rich protein 30 isoform X5: METKESTICNCVLGTHWRIDEPDLGSPRVQSSGTNQLPLQIEPAPNLESNSSLSQMPPQAGDPQHEIAPSPLVPCPRQDQLPPLQPLPLSDSPLASPMGQEGLQYQSPEAGQQRGAYGCCACGEEPWEIGELQDLGDPTTLIASLVESLGRRRISRDLRLLLMQQLWSGRQEAAPILAYPVCLSCGQFQSPTTHLARRQPAARLLVFPQLQPWPPGQSLNSKTVRFKLCIGFGLRLRRKRVQVHSTPGMGETGAENSGPESPDGVFDNPTVAQSPHVSSSEPCWSATDSD, translated from the exons ATGGAAACAAAGGAATCAACAATTTG caATTGCGTTCTTGGGACCCACTGGAGAATTGACGAGCCTGATTTGGGGAGTCCTAGA GTGCAATCTTCAGGCACAAACCAGCTACCTCTGCAGATTGAGCCAGCCCCAAATTTGGAATCCAACTCGAGTCTCTCGCAGATGCCACCCCAGGCTGGCGACCCCCAGCATGAGATCGCACCATCCCCCCTGGTACCTTGCCCTCGGCAAGAtcagcttcctcctcttcagCCTCTTCCACTCTCCGACAGTCCCTTGGCCAGCCCCATGGGGCAGGAGGGGCTCCAGTACCAGAGCCCGGAGGCCGGTCAGCAGCGAGGGGCTTACGGCTGCTGCGCCTGTGGGGAGGAGCCCTGGGAGATCGGGGAGCTCCAGGACCTCGGGGATCCCACCACCCTGATCGCAAGCCTGGTGGAGTCGCTCGGCCGCCGGCGCATTTCCCGCGACCTGAGGCTCCTGTTGATGCAGCAGCTATGGAGTGGCCGCCAGGAAGCGGCACCCATCTTGGCTTACCCAGTGTGCCTATCCTGTGGTCAGTTCCAGAGCCCCACTACTCATCTGGCCAGACGCCAGCCGGCGGCTAGGCTCCTGGTCTTTCCCCAGCTGCAGCCCTGGCCCCCGGGCCAGAGCTTAAACTCCAAGACGGTCCGCTTCAAACTTTGCATTGGCTTTGGCCTGCGCCTGCGGAGGAAGCGCGTCCAGGTGCACTCGACCCCCGGGATGGGAGAAACAGGAGCCGAGAATTCTGGGCCAGAGTCCCCGGACGGTGTCTTTGATAATCCCACTGTAGCCCAGAGTCCTCATGTCAGCTCCAGCGAACCTTGCTGGTCTGCTACAGACTCGGATTAG
- the PRR30 gene encoding proline-rich protein 30 isoform X4: METKESTICNCVLGTHWRIDEPDLGSPRACPEERVPEQRPRKCKRKELESQSQLRLLGGAQPKPGPRFGCCTGVLPLSLAWHYLPSPGPAQNRSPQVLQLLSSEALQNPERHIETQVPSILDSPPSQAFLASEPPPSQVQSSGTNQLPLQIEPAPNLESNSSLSQMPPQAGDPQHEIAPSPLVPCPRQDQLPPLQPLPLSDSPLASPMGQEGLQYQSPEAGQQRGAYGCCACGEEPWEIGELQDLGDPTTLIASLVESLGRRRISRDLRLLLMQQLWSGRQEAAPILAYPVCLSCGQFQSPTTHLARRQPAARLLVFPQLQPWPPGQSLNSKTVRFKLCIGFGLRLRRKRVQVHSTPGMGETGAENSGPESPDGVFDNPTVAQSPHVSSSEPCWSATDSD; this comes from the exons ATGGAAACAAAGGAATCAACAATTTG caATTGCGTTCTTGGGACCCACTGGAGAATTGACGAGCCTGATTTGGGGAGTCCTAGA GCCTGCCCAGAGGAGCGAGTCCCAGAGCAGCGACCCAGAAAGTGCAAGAGAAAGGAATTGGAGAGCCAGTCACAGCTCCGGCTCCTTGGAGGAGCGCAACCCAAGCCAGGCCCGAGATTCGGCTGCTGCACCGGGGTCCTGCCCCTTTCCCTAGCTTGGCATTACCTGCCATCTCCGGGCCCTGCCCAGAACCGGAGTCCCCAAGTTTTGCAGCTGCTCAGCTCCGAGGCCCTCCAGAACCCAGAACGCCATATCGAGACCCAGGTCCCTTCAATCCTGGACTCGCCGCCATCCCAAGCTTTTCTGGCCAGTGAACCCCCACCGTCTCAG GTGCAATCTTCAGGCACAAACCAGCTACCTCTGCAGATTGAGCCAGCCCCAAATTTGGAATCCAACTCGAGTCTCTCGCAGATGCCACCCCAGGCTGGCGACCCCCAGCATGAGATCGCACCATCCCCCCTGGTACCTTGCCCTCGGCAAGAtcagcttcctcctcttcagCCTCTTCCACTCTCCGACAGTCCCTTGGCCAGCCCCATGGGGCAGGAGGGGCTCCAGTACCAGAGCCCGGAGGCCGGTCAGCAGCGAGGGGCTTACGGCTGCTGCGCCTGTGGGGAGGAGCCCTGGGAGATCGGGGAGCTCCAGGACCTCGGGGATCCCACCACCCTGATCGCAAGCCTGGTGGAGTCGCTCGGCCGCCGGCGCATTTCCCGCGACCTGAGGCTCCTGTTGATGCAGCAGCTATGGAGTGGCCGCCAGGAAGCGGCACCCATCTTGGCTTACCCAGTGTGCCTATCCTGTGGTCAGTTCCAGAGCCCCACTACTCATCTGGCCAGACGCCAGCCGGCGGCTAGGCTCCTGGTCTTTCCCCAGCTGCAGCCCTGGCCCCCGGGCCAGAGCTTAAACTCCAAGACGGTCCGCTTCAAACTTTGCATTGGCTTTGGCCTGCGCCTGCGGAGGAAGCGCGTCCAGGTGCACTCGACCCCCGGGATGGGAGAAACAGGAGCCGAGAATTCTGGGCCAGAGTCCCCGGACGGTGTCTTTGATAATCCCACTGTAGCCCAGAGTCCTCATGTCAGCTCCAGCGAACCTTGCTGGTCTGCTACAGACTCGGATTAG
- the PRR30 gene encoding proline-rich protein 30 isoform X3, translated as MGPERRPLPQEENLMNSGIFRFLLLWIILLIRPLGPKTLKWKQRNQQFAIAFLGPTGELTSLIWGVLDRLLFLRLLCLLRRFSTLDSQNQQACPEERVPEQRPRKCKRKELESQSQLRLLGGAQPKPGPRFGCCTGVLPLSLAWHYLPSPGPAQNRSPQVLQLLSSEALQNPERHIETQVPSILDSPPSQAFLASEPPPSQVQSSGTNQLPLQIEPAPNLESNSSLSQMPPQAGDPQHEIAPSPLVPCPRQDQLPPLQPLPLSDSPLASPMGQEGLQYQSPEAGQQRGAYGCCACGEEPWEIGELQDLGDPTTLIASLVESLGRRRISRDLRLLLMQQLWSGRQEAAPILAYPVCLSCGQFQSPTTHLARRQPAARLLVFPQLQPWPPGQSLNSKTVRFKLCIGFGLRLRRKRVQVHSTPGMGETGAENSGPESPDGVFDNPTVAQSPHVSSSEPCWSATDSD; from the exons ATGGGGCCGGAGAGGAGGCCCCTACCTCAGGAAGAAAACCTCATGAACTCCGGAATCTTTCGCTTCTTGTTGCTGTGGATAATCCTGCTTATT cgTCCCCTGGGACCAAAAACTCTGAAATGGAAACAAAGGAATCAACAATTTG caATTGCGTTCTTGGGACCCACTGGAGAATTGACGAGCCTGATTTGGGGAGTCCTAGA CAGGTTACTGTTTCTGCGTCTTCTTTGCCTGCTCCGCCGTTTCTCGACACTTGACTCCCAAAACCAACAGGCCTGCCCAGAGGAGCGAGTCCCAGAGCAGCGACCCAGAAAGTGCAAGAGAAAGGAATTGGAGAGCCAGTCACAGCTCCGGCTCCTTGGAGGAGCGCAACCCAAGCCAGGCCCGAGATTCGGCTGCTGCACCGGGGTCCTGCCCCTTTCCCTAGCTTGGCATTACCTGCCATCTCCGGGCCCTGCCCAGAACCGGAGTCCCCAAGTTTTGCAGCTGCTCAGCTCCGAGGCCCTCCAGAACCCAGAACGCCATATCGAGACCCAGGTCCCTTCAATCCTGGACTCGCCGCCATCCCAAGCTTTTCTGGCCAGTGAACCCCCACCGTCTCAG GTGCAATCTTCAGGCACAAACCAGCTACCTCTGCAGATTGAGCCAGCCCCAAATTTGGAATCCAACTCGAGTCTCTCGCAGATGCCACCCCAGGCTGGCGACCCCCAGCATGAGATCGCACCATCCCCCCTGGTACCTTGCCCTCGGCAAGAtcagcttcctcctcttcagCCTCTTCCACTCTCCGACAGTCCCTTGGCCAGCCCCATGGGGCAGGAGGGGCTCCAGTACCAGAGCCCGGAGGCCGGTCAGCAGCGAGGGGCTTACGGCTGCTGCGCCTGTGGGGAGGAGCCCTGGGAGATCGGGGAGCTCCAGGACCTCGGGGATCCCACCACCCTGATCGCAAGCCTGGTGGAGTCGCTCGGCCGCCGGCGCATTTCCCGCGACCTGAGGCTCCTGTTGATGCAGCAGCTATGGAGTGGCCGCCAGGAAGCGGCACCCATCTTGGCTTACCCAGTGTGCCTATCCTGTGGTCAGTTCCAGAGCCCCACTACTCATCTGGCCAGACGCCAGCCGGCGGCTAGGCTCCTGGTCTTTCCCCAGCTGCAGCCCTGGCCCCCGGGCCAGAGCTTAAACTCCAAGACGGTCCGCTTCAAACTTTGCATTGGCTTTGGCCTGCGCCTGCGGAGGAAGCGCGTCCAGGTGCACTCGACCCCCGGGATGGGAGAAACAGGAGCCGAGAATTCTGGGCCAGAGTCCCCGGACGGTGTCTTTGATAATCCCACTGTAGCCCAGAGTCCTCATGTCAGCTCCAGCGAACCTTGCTGGTCTGCTACAGACTCGGATTAG
- the PRR30 gene encoding proline-rich protein 30 isoform X2, with amino-acid sequence MGPERRPLPQEENLMNSGIFRFLLLWIILLIVFEIFLELRQKKRPLGPKTLKWKQRNQQFAIAFLGPTGELTSLIWGVLELLFLRLLCLLRRFSTLDSQNQQACPEERVPEQRPRKCKRKELESQSQLRLLGGAQPKPGPRFGCCTGVLPLSLAWHYLPSPGPAQNRSPQVLQLLSSEALQNPERHIETQVPSILDSPPSQAFLASEPPPSQVQSSGTNQLPLQIEPAPNLESNSSLSQMPPQAGDPQHEIAPSPLVPCPRQDQLPPLQPLPLSDSPLASPMGQEGLQYQSPEAGQQRGAYGCCACGEEPWEIGELQDLGDPTTLIASLVESLGRRRISRDLRLLLMQQLWSGRQEAAPILAYPVCLSCGQFQSPTTHLARRQPAARLLVFPQLQPWPPGQSLNSKTVRFKLCIGFGLRLRRKRVQVHSTPGMGETGAENSGPESPDGVFDNPTVAQSPHVSSSEPCWSATDSD; translated from the exons ATGGGGCCGGAGAGGAGGCCCCTACCTCAGGAAGAAAACCTCATGAACTCCGGAATCTTTCGCTTCTTGTTGCTGTGGATAATCCTGCTTATTGTATTTGAAATATTTCTTGAGCTCCGGCAAAagaag cgTCCCCTGGGACCAAAAACTCTGAAATGGAAACAAAGGAATCAACAATTTG caATTGCGTTCTTGGGACCCACTGGAGAATTGACGAGCCTGATTTGGGGAGTCCTAGA GTTACTGTTTCTGCGTCTTCTTTGCCTGCTCCGCCGTTTCTCGACACTTGACTCCCAAAACCAACAGGCCTGCCCAGAGGAGCGAGTCCCAGAGCAGCGACCCAGAAAGTGCAAGAGAAAGGAATTGGAGAGCCAGTCACAGCTCCGGCTCCTTGGAGGAGCGCAACCCAAGCCAGGCCCGAGATTCGGCTGCTGCACCGGGGTCCTGCCCCTTTCCCTAGCTTGGCATTACCTGCCATCTCCGGGCCCTGCCCAGAACCGGAGTCCCCAAGTTTTGCAGCTGCTCAGCTCCGAGGCCCTCCAGAACCCAGAACGCCATATCGAGACCCAGGTCCCTTCAATCCTGGACTCGCCGCCATCCCAAGCTTTTCTGGCCAGTGAACCCCCACCGTCTCAG GTGCAATCTTCAGGCACAAACCAGCTACCTCTGCAGATTGAGCCAGCCCCAAATTTGGAATCCAACTCGAGTCTCTCGCAGATGCCACCCCAGGCTGGCGACCCCCAGCATGAGATCGCACCATCCCCCCTGGTACCTTGCCCTCGGCAAGAtcagcttcctcctcttcagCCTCTTCCACTCTCCGACAGTCCCTTGGCCAGCCCCATGGGGCAGGAGGGGCTCCAGTACCAGAGCCCGGAGGCCGGTCAGCAGCGAGGGGCTTACGGCTGCTGCGCCTGTGGGGAGGAGCCCTGGGAGATCGGGGAGCTCCAGGACCTCGGGGATCCCACCACCCTGATCGCAAGCCTGGTGGAGTCGCTCGGCCGCCGGCGCATTTCCCGCGACCTGAGGCTCCTGTTGATGCAGCAGCTATGGAGTGGCCGCCAGGAAGCGGCACCCATCTTGGCTTACCCAGTGTGCCTATCCTGTGGTCAGTTCCAGAGCCCCACTACTCATCTGGCCAGACGCCAGCCGGCGGCTAGGCTCCTGGTCTTTCCCCAGCTGCAGCCCTGGCCCCCGGGCCAGAGCTTAAACTCCAAGACGGTCCGCTTCAAACTTTGCATTGGCTTTGGCCTGCGCCTGCGGAGGAAGCGCGTCCAGGTGCACTCGACCCCCGGGATGGGAGAAACAGGAGCCGAGAATTCTGGGCCAGAGTCCCCGGACGGTGTCTTTGATAATCCCACTGTAGCCCAGAGTCCTCATGTCAGCTCCAGCGAACCTTGCTGGTCTGCTACAGACTCGGATTAG
- the PRR30 gene encoding proline-rich protein 30 isoform X1, with translation MGPERRPLPQEENLMNSGIFRFLLLWIILLIVFEIFLELRQKKRPLGPKTLKWKQRNQQFAIAFLGPTGELTSLIWGVLDRLLFLRLLCLLRRFSTLDSQNQQACPEERVPEQRPRKCKRKELESQSQLRLLGGAQPKPGPRFGCCTGVLPLSLAWHYLPSPGPAQNRSPQVLQLLSSEALQNPERHIETQVPSILDSPPSQAFLASEPPPSQVQSSGTNQLPLQIEPAPNLESNSSLSQMPPQAGDPQHEIAPSPLVPCPRQDQLPPLQPLPLSDSPLASPMGQEGLQYQSPEAGQQRGAYGCCACGEEPWEIGELQDLGDPTTLIASLVESLGRRRISRDLRLLLMQQLWSGRQEAAPILAYPVCLSCGQFQSPTTHLARRQPAARLLVFPQLQPWPPGQSLNSKTVRFKLCIGFGLRLRRKRVQVHSTPGMGETGAENSGPESPDGVFDNPTVAQSPHVSSSEPCWSATDSD, from the exons ATGGGGCCGGAGAGGAGGCCCCTACCTCAGGAAGAAAACCTCATGAACTCCGGAATCTTTCGCTTCTTGTTGCTGTGGATAATCCTGCTTATTGTATTTGAAATATTTCTTGAGCTCCGGCAAAagaag cgTCCCCTGGGACCAAAAACTCTGAAATGGAAACAAAGGAATCAACAATTTG caATTGCGTTCTTGGGACCCACTGGAGAATTGACGAGCCTGATTTGGGGAGTCCTAGA CAGGTTACTGTTTCTGCGTCTTCTTTGCCTGCTCCGCCGTTTCTCGACACTTGACTCCCAAAACCAACAGGCCTGCCCAGAGGAGCGAGTCCCAGAGCAGCGACCCAGAAAGTGCAAGAGAAAGGAATTGGAGAGCCAGTCACAGCTCCGGCTCCTTGGAGGAGCGCAACCCAAGCCAGGCCCGAGATTCGGCTGCTGCACCGGGGTCCTGCCCCTTTCCCTAGCTTGGCATTACCTGCCATCTCCGGGCCCTGCCCAGAACCGGAGTCCCCAAGTTTTGCAGCTGCTCAGCTCCGAGGCCCTCCAGAACCCAGAACGCCATATCGAGACCCAGGTCCCTTCAATCCTGGACTCGCCGCCATCCCAAGCTTTTCTGGCCAGTGAACCCCCACCGTCTCAG GTGCAATCTTCAGGCACAAACCAGCTACCTCTGCAGATTGAGCCAGCCCCAAATTTGGAATCCAACTCGAGTCTCTCGCAGATGCCACCCCAGGCTGGCGACCCCCAGCATGAGATCGCACCATCCCCCCTGGTACCTTGCCCTCGGCAAGAtcagcttcctcctcttcagCCTCTTCCACTCTCCGACAGTCCCTTGGCCAGCCCCATGGGGCAGGAGGGGCTCCAGTACCAGAGCCCGGAGGCCGGTCAGCAGCGAGGGGCTTACGGCTGCTGCGCCTGTGGGGAGGAGCCCTGGGAGATCGGGGAGCTCCAGGACCTCGGGGATCCCACCACCCTGATCGCAAGCCTGGTGGAGTCGCTCGGCCGCCGGCGCATTTCCCGCGACCTGAGGCTCCTGTTGATGCAGCAGCTATGGAGTGGCCGCCAGGAAGCGGCACCCATCTTGGCTTACCCAGTGTGCCTATCCTGTGGTCAGTTCCAGAGCCCCACTACTCATCTGGCCAGACGCCAGCCGGCGGCTAGGCTCCTGGTCTTTCCCCAGCTGCAGCCCTGGCCCCCGGGCCAGAGCTTAAACTCCAAGACGGTCCGCTTCAAACTTTGCATTGGCTTTGGCCTGCGCCTGCGGAGGAAGCGCGTCCAGGTGCACTCGACCCCCGGGATGGGAGAAACAGGAGCCGAGAATTCTGGGCCAGAGTCCCCGGACGGTGTCTTTGATAATCCCACTGTAGCCCAGAGTCCTCATGTCAGCTCCAGCGAACCTTGCTGGTCTGCTACAGACTCGGATTAG